A single Triticum dicoccoides isolate Atlit2015 ecotype Zavitan chromosome 2A, WEW_v2.0, whole genome shotgun sequence DNA region contains:
- the LOC119353572 gene encoding protein DMP2-like yields MEEGIKEAESSKKAAAAESTATKVGVMADSTFGSIGDVLKLLPTSTVIVYEVLNPIVTNAGACSVANRVVTAALLVLCAFSCAFSAFTDSFVGADGKVRYGLVTPRGLLPFGGGDDDDAGARDFFKYRLRPADFAHAFFSVVVFAAVALLADANTVACFYPALREQQKQVVMALPVVVGALASGVFVVFPSKRHSIGYPPAKPAASSLASQ; encoded by the coding sequence ATGGAAGAAGGCATCAAAGAAGCCGAGTCGAGCAAGAAAGCAGCAGCAGCCGAGAGCACAGCGACCAAAGTGGGCGTCATGGCCGACTCGACGTTCGGGAGCATCGGCGACGTGCTCAAACTGCTGCCGACGTCGACGGTGATCGTGTACGAGGTGCTCAACCCGATCGTGACCAACGCCGGCGCGTGCAGCGTGGCCAACAGGGTGGTCACCGCGGCGCTCCTCGTGCTCTGCGCCTTCTCGTGCGCCTTCTCGGCCTTCACTGACAGCTTCGTCGGCGCCGACGGCAAGGTCAGGTACGGCCTCGTGACGCCCAGGGGCCTCCTGCCgttcggcggcggcgacgacgacgacgccgggGCGAGGGACTTCTTCAAGTACAGGCTGCGCCCGGCGGACTTCGCGCACGCCTTCTTCTCGGTGGTCGTGTTCGCGGCCGTGGCGCTGCTGGCCGACGCCAACACGGTGGCGTGCTTCTACCCGGCGCTCAGGGAGCAGCAGAAGCAGGTGGTCATGGCGCTCCCCGTCGTGGTCGGCGCCCTCGCGAGCGGCGTCTTCGTCGTCTTCCCCTCCAAGCGCCACTCGATCGGGTACCCTCCGGCGAAGCCTGCCGCGAGCTCGCTGGCGTCGCAGTAG